CTCCAATTAGGTGTTATGTCTCATGGTCACTATGCCCTCGCCAATCTCGGCCTTCTAATAACAGGTGTTCTTATTCCATTTTTAGGGCTCTGGAGCATGATGCTTTATAATGGAAACCGAGATCAGTATTTTGGGCTCTTGGGAAAATTTGCTCCTTTTATCGTAACGT
The window above is part of the Pseudomonadota bacterium genome. Proteins encoded here:
- a CDS encoding branched-chain amino acid transport system II carrier protein, producing the protein MSHFKIIMTTGIAMFAMFFGSGNLVFPLQLGVMSHGHYALANLGLLITGVLIPFLGLWSMMLYNGNRDQYFGLLGKFAPFIVTSVRYKK